In Babylonia areolata isolate BAREFJ2019XMU chromosome 19, ASM4173473v1, whole genome shotgun sequence, a single window of DNA contains:
- the LOC143294088 gene encoding uncharacterized protein LOC143294088: MDKAFSSSDPTPVDLSVSHTVGTKNVGGKTVSSITSSWGGGHSTFLGMEPQHCQGPLATGPRAVTPGVVVGGSTPGGLRGFASPRGLLWADKLADCKPVPEQEKQVAEEAVRRHRKRPCDRHKALENGQHKARCSLDTVVVTFPHCPLDSRFLSPAMCQGSKIQKAKERDLEKHTPQDPCDSSGQDLPHKPPEVEELQDRIMMEYCSEESNVLQTNVIGSTTEPSSHGRTACELPGSQRPRLRTPPSSNNSSIKNNTNNNSNNNNSNNNIPTSRRLQLHHRHNHPPHPPHPPPPHQPLPARQGGSSTQPQQPPNFRHVPRDLLPSDPSLYWRLMEGERTHLARMASACQDTLMALPPRRGMGPMGHPPPTPPPLMRSSSHLKVVDNEAGVRGRSRALSSPSSLLSREDRVLEPSGENARQLIQFASRLEEFCRLRSEDRISLLLSAGPRTVLLRWTALYVLEHDAWLTCFGECDVTTAASASEGSGHLRESCAVVRGAARFCRSLKSLLKNDVTLFALLHSLVLFDPAASRLTDRQAVSAVADRYYILLKHYLEAEFSFLHADQYMMAVRDKMAELRDLVVLEKGVGVGGVAGSEFRGHMLPFSEVVCSQFSGVSAREHFD, translated from the exons CGTTCAGTAGTTCGGATCCGACCCCAGTGGACCTCTCGGTCTCTCACACAGTCGGGACCAAGAACGTCGGTGGCAAAACGGTGTCCTCAATAACCTCTTCCTGGGGTGGAGGTCACAGCACTTTTTTGGGAATGGAACCCCAACACTGCCAGGGTCCACTGGCCACGGGGCCCCGTGCGGTGACACCgggtgttgtggtgggtggtTCTACCCCGGGTGGTCTGCGTGGTTTCGCTTCCCCACGTGGTTTGCTGTGGGCAG ACAAGCTGGCAGACTGCAAGCCAGTTCCAGAACAGGAGAAACAGGTGGCTGAAGAAGCAGTCAGAAGACACAGGAAACGTCCCTGCGACCgtcacaag GCACTGGAGAACGGTCAACACAAGGCACGCTGTTCCCTGGACACTGTTGTTGTCACCTTCCCGCACTGCCCACTGGACAGTCGTTTTCTGAGTCCGGCCATGTGTCAAG GCAGCAAAATACAAAAGGCCAAAGAGAGGGACCTTGAGAAACACACACCTCAAGACCCATGTGACTCCAGCGGCCAAGAT ctGCCCCACAAACCACCAGAAGTGGAGGAGCTTCAAGACAGAATCATGATGGAATACTGCAGTGAAGAATCGAACGTGCTGCAAACAAACGTGATCGGTTCAACCACGGAGCCATCGTCGCACGGAAGAACTGCTTGTGAACTTCCag GATCCCAACGCCCGAGACTACGTACACCACcctccagcaacaacagcagcatcaagaacaacaccaataacaacagcaacaacaacaacagcaacaacaacatcccaacAAGCCGCCGCCTGCAgctccaccaccgccacaaccacccacctcacccacctcacccaccaccaccacaccaacctctCCCCGCGCGGCAAGGCGGCTCCTCCACCCAGCCCCAGCAGCCGCCAAACTTCCGGCACGTGCCCCGTGACCTTTTGCCCTCTGACCCCTCGCTGTACTGGCGCCTAATGGAAGGGGAGAGGACCCACCTGGCGAGGATGGCGTCCGCCTGCCAGGACACCCTGATGGCTCTGCCGCCTCGCAGAGGGATGGGGCCCATGGGGcatcctcctccaactcctcctcctctgatGAGGTCCTCCTCCCACCTGAAGGTCGTGGATAATGAGGCGGGTGTTCGTGGCAGGTCACGGGCACTCTCATCACCATCCTCTTTGCTGTCTCGGGAAGACAGAGTGCTGGAGCCCTCGGGAGAGAACGCTCGGCAGCTGATTCAGTTCGCTTCCCGGCTGGAGGAGTTCTGCCGGCTGAGAAGCGAGGACAGGATCAGTCTTCTGCTG TCTGCAGGCCCGCGCACTGTCCTCCTCCGCTGGACAGCCCTCTACGTGCTGGAACACGACGCCTGGCTCACGTGCTTCGGTGAGTGTGACGTCACCACCGCCGCCTCCGCCTCGGAAGGTTCCGGACATCTCCGGGAAAGCTGTGCTGTGGTACGTGGCGCAGCCCGCTTCTGCCGTTCCCTCAAGTCTTTGCTGAAGAACGACGTCACCCTCTTcgccctcctccactccctcgtCCTGTTCGACCCTGCAGCGTCCAggctgaccgacagacaggcagtgagcgCCGTGGCGGACAGGTACTACATCTTGCTCAAGCACTACCTGGAGGCGGAGTTCTCCTTCCTGCACGCGGATCAATACATGATGGCCGTGCGGGACAAGATGGCAGAACTCCGTGACCTCGTGGTGCTGGAGAAAGGAGTTGGTGTCGGTGGGGTGGCAGGGTCGGAGTTCAGGGGTCACATGTTGCCCTTCTCGGAGGTTGTCTGCTCCCAGTTCTCAGGGGTTAGCGCTCGTGAGCATTTTGATTAA